One genomic region from Phragmites australis chromosome 1, lpPhrAust1.1, whole genome shotgun sequence encodes:
- the LOC133921859 gene encoding jacalin-related lectin 3-like isoform X1: MHRFDLLLNINKSFRGSTGKSAKTVGPWGGLGGDPWDDGVNSAVRQIIITHDAAIDSIKIEYDLKGNSVWSEKHGTGNGDSKTDQVKLDYPQEVLTSISGCYGAVGTSVVIRSLTFESNCSKYGPFGTEQGTFFSLPVSSGKIVGFHGRSGSCLHSIGCHLNKEKNTNLSNAPSALRSITRSYDRNGHRYADSSAGYDMVLAVKERGDNRSVLTRSLPKEQYPNPSQDGTIWNKMVSIPSFYSDNGTLTISTPVRFGPWGGSSGTIFDDGIYTGVRQINLTRGLGISSVKVLYDRNGQAIWGDKRGVSGGARPEKVVFDFPSEILTHITGYFGSTMIMGPTVIKSITFHTTKKSHGPFGDEHGTFFSSCLTDGRIVGFHGRAGWYVDSIGVHVLEGKVLSQRADVALTDTSPSRQSDTLALARRDIGDQVTYGVVKEPVPIGPGPWGGEGGKPWDDGVYTGVKQIYITRTDFIGSIQIEYDRSGQSIWSTKHGNGGQTTHRIKLDYPHEVLTCIYGYYNTCVEEGPRVLRSITFVSSRGKYGPFGDEIGAYFSSATTEGKVVGFHGRSSLYLDAIGVHMQHWLGDNKTSASNSKHYISRYLF; encoded by the exons ATGCATAGATTTGATTTATTGCTAAAcatcaacaag AGTTTCAGAGGCTCAACCGGGAAGAGTGCGAAAACGGTCGGGCCATGGGGAGGTCTAGGAGGAGACCCTTGGGACGATGGTGTTAACTCCGCGGTACGCCAGATCATCATCACCCATGATGCGGCCATCGATTCCATAAAGATCGAGTATGACCTGAAAGGAAACTCGGTCTGGTCAGAGAAGCATGGGACTGGGAATGGCGACTCGAAAACTGATCAG GTCAAACTTGATTACCCTCAAGAAGTTCTCACATCTATCAGTGGCTGCTACGGTGCAGTGGGAACTTCAGTTGTCATCAGATCACTAACCTTTGAGAGCAACTGCTCCAAGTACGGACCGTTTGGCACTGAGCAAGGGACATTCTTCTCACTCCCAGTGTCTAGCGGAAAGATCGTCGGCTTTCACGGACGATCCGGGTCTTGCCTCCACTCCATAGGCTGTCATCTGAACAAAGAGAAGAACACAAACCTGTCCAATGCGCCGTCCGCGCTTCGGAGCATCACAAGATCTTATGACAGGAATGGTCACAGGTATGCAGATAGCAGTGCTGGGTATGACATGGTTCTTGCAGTGAAGGAAAGAGGTGACAACCGCAGTGTCCTGACTAGAAGTCTTCCGAAGGAACAGTATCCTAATCCATCTCAGGATGGAACTATCTGGAACAAg ATGGTATCGATTCCAAGTTTCTATTCGGATAATGGGACCTTGACTATAAGCACCCCAGTGAGATTTGGTCCCTGGGGTGGAAGTAGTGGCACCATATTTGATGATGGAATATACACTGGTGTCCGACAAATCAATTTAACGCGGGGATTAGGAATATCTTCCGTGAAGGTTCTCTATGATCGAAACGGGCAGGCAATATGGGGTGATAAGCGTGGAGTCAGTGGGGGAGCTAGACCTGAAAAG GTTGTATTCGATTTTCCATCGGAGATCTTGACTCACATAACCGGCTACTTTGGGTCGACGATGATCATGGGACCGACGGTGATAAAATCTATCACATTCCACACAACGAAGAAGAGCCATGGGCCATTTGGGGATGAACATGGCACATTCTTCTCCAGCTGTTTGACCGATGGGAGGATAGTAGGATTTCATGGCAGGGCAGGATGGTATGTCGACAGCATTGGAGTTCATGTTCTGGAAGGGAAGGTTCTATCACAGAGAGCTGACGTAGCATTGACCGACACAAGCCCGTCTCGACAGTCCGATACCCTTGCGCTAGCACGGAGAGACATCGGAGATCAG GTTACATATGGTGTGGTGAAAGAACCAGTACCGATAGGGCCAGGACCATGGGGAGGGGAAGGAGGCAAGCCATGGGATGATGGCGTCTACACAGGTGTCAAACAAATCTACATCACGCGGACTGATTTCATCGGGTCTATTCAGATCGAGTATGACAGGAGTGGGCAATCCATCTGGTCTACAAAGCATGGAAATGGTGGCCAGACAACACACAGG ATCAAGCTTGACTACCCACACGAGGTCCTGACCTGCATCTACGGCTACTACAACACATGCGTGGAAGAAGGGCCAAGGGTCTTGAGATCGATCACCTTCGTCAGTAGCCGAGGGAAGTACGGCCCGTTCGGCGACGAGATCGGAGCCTATTTCAGCTCTGCTACAACGGAGGGGAAGGTGGTCGGCTTCCATGGCCGGAGCAGCCTGTACCTGGACGCCATTGGGGTGCATATGCAGCACTGGTTGGGAGATAATAAAACTAGTGCGTCCAATTCCAAGCACTACATCTCCAGGTATCTGTTCTGA
- the LOC133921859 gene encoding jacalin-related lectin 3-like isoform X2, with product MSFRGSTGKSAKTVGPWGGLGGDPWDDGVNSAVRQIIITHDAAIDSIKIEYDLKGNSVWSEKHGTGNGDSKTDQVKLDYPQEVLTSISGCYGAVGTSVVIRSLTFESNCSKYGPFGTEQGTFFSLPVSSGKIVGFHGRSGSCLHSIGCHLNKEKNTNLSNAPSALRSITRSYDRNGHRYADSSAGYDMVLAVKERGDNRSVLTRSLPKEQYPNPSQDGTIWNKMVSIPSFYSDNGTLTISTPVRFGPWGGSSGTIFDDGIYTGVRQINLTRGLGISSVKVLYDRNGQAIWGDKRGVSGGARPEKVVFDFPSEILTHITGYFGSTMIMGPTVIKSITFHTTKKSHGPFGDEHGTFFSSCLTDGRIVGFHGRAGWYVDSIGVHVLEGKVLSQRADVALTDTSPSRQSDTLALARRDIGDQVTYGVVKEPVPIGPGPWGGEGGKPWDDGVYTGVKQIYITRTDFIGSIQIEYDRSGQSIWSTKHGNGGQTTHRIKLDYPHEVLTCIYGYYNTCVEEGPRVLRSITFVSSRGKYGPFGDEIGAYFSSATTEGKVVGFHGRSSLYLDAIGVHMQHWLGDNKTSASNSKHYISRYLF from the exons ATG AGTTTCAGAGGCTCAACCGGGAAGAGTGCGAAAACGGTCGGGCCATGGGGAGGTCTAGGAGGAGACCCTTGGGACGATGGTGTTAACTCCGCGGTACGCCAGATCATCATCACCCATGATGCGGCCATCGATTCCATAAAGATCGAGTATGACCTGAAAGGAAACTCGGTCTGGTCAGAGAAGCATGGGACTGGGAATGGCGACTCGAAAACTGATCAG GTCAAACTTGATTACCCTCAAGAAGTTCTCACATCTATCAGTGGCTGCTACGGTGCAGTGGGAACTTCAGTTGTCATCAGATCACTAACCTTTGAGAGCAACTGCTCCAAGTACGGACCGTTTGGCACTGAGCAAGGGACATTCTTCTCACTCCCAGTGTCTAGCGGAAAGATCGTCGGCTTTCACGGACGATCCGGGTCTTGCCTCCACTCCATAGGCTGTCATCTGAACAAAGAGAAGAACACAAACCTGTCCAATGCGCCGTCCGCGCTTCGGAGCATCACAAGATCTTATGACAGGAATGGTCACAGGTATGCAGATAGCAGTGCTGGGTATGACATGGTTCTTGCAGTGAAGGAAAGAGGTGACAACCGCAGTGTCCTGACTAGAAGTCTTCCGAAGGAACAGTATCCTAATCCATCTCAGGATGGAACTATCTGGAACAAg ATGGTATCGATTCCAAGTTTCTATTCGGATAATGGGACCTTGACTATAAGCACCCCAGTGAGATTTGGTCCCTGGGGTGGAAGTAGTGGCACCATATTTGATGATGGAATATACACTGGTGTCCGACAAATCAATTTAACGCGGGGATTAGGAATATCTTCCGTGAAGGTTCTCTATGATCGAAACGGGCAGGCAATATGGGGTGATAAGCGTGGAGTCAGTGGGGGAGCTAGACCTGAAAAG GTTGTATTCGATTTTCCATCGGAGATCTTGACTCACATAACCGGCTACTTTGGGTCGACGATGATCATGGGACCGACGGTGATAAAATCTATCACATTCCACACAACGAAGAAGAGCCATGGGCCATTTGGGGATGAACATGGCACATTCTTCTCCAGCTGTTTGACCGATGGGAGGATAGTAGGATTTCATGGCAGGGCAGGATGGTATGTCGACAGCATTGGAGTTCATGTTCTGGAAGGGAAGGTTCTATCACAGAGAGCTGACGTAGCATTGACCGACACAAGCCCGTCTCGACAGTCCGATACCCTTGCGCTAGCACGGAGAGACATCGGAGATCAG GTTACATATGGTGTGGTGAAAGAACCAGTACCGATAGGGCCAGGACCATGGGGAGGGGAAGGAGGCAAGCCATGGGATGATGGCGTCTACACAGGTGTCAAACAAATCTACATCACGCGGACTGATTTCATCGGGTCTATTCAGATCGAGTATGACAGGAGTGGGCAATCCATCTGGTCTACAAAGCATGGAAATGGTGGCCAGACAACACACAGG ATCAAGCTTGACTACCCACACGAGGTCCTGACCTGCATCTACGGCTACTACAACACATGCGTGGAAGAAGGGCCAAGGGTCTTGAGATCGATCACCTTCGTCAGTAGCCGAGGGAAGTACGGCCCGTTCGGCGACGAGATCGGAGCCTATTTCAGCTCTGCTACAACGGAGGGGAAGGTGGTCGGCTTCCATGGCCGGAGCAGCCTGTACCTGGACGCCATTGGGGTGCATATGCAGCACTGGTTGGGAGATAATAAAACTAGTGCGTCCAATTCCAAGCACTACATCTCCAGGTATCTGTTCTGA
- the LOC133921859 gene encoding jacalin-related lectin 3-like isoform X3 → MHRFDLLLNINKSFRGSTGKSAKTVGPWGGLGGDPWDDGVNSAVRQIIITHDAAIDSIKIEYDLKGNSVWSEKHGTGNGDSKTDQVKLDYPQEVLTSISGCYGAVGTSVVIRSLTFESNCSKYGPFGTEQGTFFSLPVSSGKIVGFHGRSGSCLHSIGCHLNKEKNTNLSNAPSALRSITRSYDRNGHRYADSSAGYDMVLAVKERGDNRSVLTRSLPKEQYPNPSQDGTIWNKMVSIPSFYSDNGTLTISTPVRFGPWGGSSGTIFDDGIYTGVRQINLTRGLGISSVKVLYDRNGQAIWGDKRGVSGGARPEKVVFDFPSEILTHITGYFGSTMIMGPTVIKSITFHTTKKSHGPFGDEHGTFFSSCLTDGRIVGFHGRAGWYVDSIGVHVLEGKVLSQRADVALTDTSPSRQSDTLALARRDIGDQVTYGVVKEPVPIGPGPWGGEGGKPWDDGVYTGVKQIYITRTDFIGSIQIEYDRSGQSIWSTKHGNGGQTTHRVSTEVESCISLVTLLAKS, encoded by the exons ATGCATAGATTTGATTTATTGCTAAAcatcaacaag AGTTTCAGAGGCTCAACCGGGAAGAGTGCGAAAACGGTCGGGCCATGGGGAGGTCTAGGAGGAGACCCTTGGGACGATGGTGTTAACTCCGCGGTACGCCAGATCATCATCACCCATGATGCGGCCATCGATTCCATAAAGATCGAGTATGACCTGAAAGGAAACTCGGTCTGGTCAGAGAAGCATGGGACTGGGAATGGCGACTCGAAAACTGATCAG GTCAAACTTGATTACCCTCAAGAAGTTCTCACATCTATCAGTGGCTGCTACGGTGCAGTGGGAACTTCAGTTGTCATCAGATCACTAACCTTTGAGAGCAACTGCTCCAAGTACGGACCGTTTGGCACTGAGCAAGGGACATTCTTCTCACTCCCAGTGTCTAGCGGAAAGATCGTCGGCTTTCACGGACGATCCGGGTCTTGCCTCCACTCCATAGGCTGTCATCTGAACAAAGAGAAGAACACAAACCTGTCCAATGCGCCGTCCGCGCTTCGGAGCATCACAAGATCTTATGACAGGAATGGTCACAGGTATGCAGATAGCAGTGCTGGGTATGACATGGTTCTTGCAGTGAAGGAAAGAGGTGACAACCGCAGTGTCCTGACTAGAAGTCTTCCGAAGGAACAGTATCCTAATCCATCTCAGGATGGAACTATCTGGAACAAg ATGGTATCGATTCCAAGTTTCTATTCGGATAATGGGACCTTGACTATAAGCACCCCAGTGAGATTTGGTCCCTGGGGTGGAAGTAGTGGCACCATATTTGATGATGGAATATACACTGGTGTCCGACAAATCAATTTAACGCGGGGATTAGGAATATCTTCCGTGAAGGTTCTCTATGATCGAAACGGGCAGGCAATATGGGGTGATAAGCGTGGAGTCAGTGGGGGAGCTAGACCTGAAAAG GTTGTATTCGATTTTCCATCGGAGATCTTGACTCACATAACCGGCTACTTTGGGTCGACGATGATCATGGGACCGACGGTGATAAAATCTATCACATTCCACACAACGAAGAAGAGCCATGGGCCATTTGGGGATGAACATGGCACATTCTTCTCCAGCTGTTTGACCGATGGGAGGATAGTAGGATTTCATGGCAGGGCAGGATGGTATGTCGACAGCATTGGAGTTCATGTTCTGGAAGGGAAGGTTCTATCACAGAGAGCTGACGTAGCATTGACCGACACAAGCCCGTCTCGACAGTCCGATACCCTTGCGCTAGCACGGAGAGACATCGGAGATCAG GTTACATATGGTGTGGTGAAAGAACCAGTACCGATAGGGCCAGGACCATGGGGAGGGGAAGGAGGCAAGCCATGGGATGATGGCGTCTACACAGGTGTCAAACAAATCTACATCACGCGGACTGATTTCATCGGGTCTATTCAGATCGAGTATGACAGGAGTGGGCAATCCATCTGGTCTACAAAGCATGGAAATGGTGGCCAGACAACACACAGGGTGAGCACTGAAGTCGAATCATGCATCTCACTTGTCACATTGTTGGCCAAATCATGA
- the LOC133921876 gene encoding uncharacterized protein LOC133921876 isoform X2: protein MMDLDPRLYENVSVSDNDVRNIVLSYLMHNCFKETAETFLSSTGLKLPVDYSLDVDKRKEIFNFVLEGNALKAKELTEELAANLLENDMDLHFDLLSLHFIELVRSRKCTEALEFGQKKLTSFGKVPKYVEKLEDFMALLAYEEPEKSPMFHLLSPEYRQNVADSLNRAILAHANLPAYSSLERVVQQATVVRQYLQQEVGQAFLSK, encoded by the exons ATGATGGACCTGGATCCCCGCCTCTACGAGAACGTC TCTGTCAGTGATAACGATGTTCGCAACATAGTACTATCATATCTTATGCACAACTGTTTTAAGGAGACGGCAGAGACATTCCTATCCAGCACTGGGTTGAAATTACCTGTTGATTATAGTTTGGATGTGGATAAGCGTAAAG agatttttaattttgtgttaGAAGGGAATGCACTGAAGGCCAAAGAGCTCACAGAAGAGCTGGCAGCTAACTTGCTGGAAAATGATATGGATTTACATTTTGATCTTTTAAGTCTTCACTTCATTGAGCTAGTTCGTTCCAGAAAATG CACAGAAGCTCTTGAGTTTGGTCAGAAAAAGTTGACATCATTTGGGAAAGTTCCCAAGTATGTTGAGAAACTAGAG GACTTTATGGCCCTCCTAGCATATGAAGAGCCTGAGAAGTCACCTATGTTTCATCTACTAAGCCCAGAGTACAGGCAGAATGTTGCAGATAGCTTGAATCGAGCCATCCTTG CACATGCTAATCTGCCTGCATATTCATCATTGGAGAGAGTGGTACAGCAAGCAACTGTGGTTCGACAATACCTACAGCAGGAAGTTGGCCAG GCCTTTCTGAGCAAGTAA
- the LOC133921876 gene encoding uncharacterized protein LOC133921876 isoform X1 produces MMDLDPRLYENVSVSDNDVRNIVLSYLMHNCFKETAETFLSSTGLKLPVDYSLDVDKRKEIFNFVLEGNALKAKELTEELAANLLENDMDLHFDLLSLHFIELVRSRKCTEALEFGQKKLTSFGKVPKYVEKLEDFMALLAYEEPEKSPMFHLLSPEYRQNVADSLNRAILAHANLPAYSSLERVVQQATVVRQYLQQEVGQDSYPPFSLKAFLSK; encoded by the exons ATGATGGACCTGGATCCCCGCCTCTACGAGAACGTC TCTGTCAGTGATAACGATGTTCGCAACATAGTACTATCATATCTTATGCACAACTGTTTTAAGGAGACGGCAGAGACATTCCTATCCAGCACTGGGTTGAAATTACCTGTTGATTATAGTTTGGATGTGGATAAGCGTAAAG agatttttaattttgtgttaGAAGGGAATGCACTGAAGGCCAAAGAGCTCACAGAAGAGCTGGCAGCTAACTTGCTGGAAAATGATATGGATTTACATTTTGATCTTTTAAGTCTTCACTTCATTGAGCTAGTTCGTTCCAGAAAATG CACAGAAGCTCTTGAGTTTGGTCAGAAAAAGTTGACATCATTTGGGAAAGTTCCCAAGTATGTTGAGAAACTAGAG GACTTTATGGCCCTCCTAGCATATGAAGAGCCTGAGAAGTCACCTATGTTTCATCTACTAAGCCCAGAGTACAGGCAGAATGTTGCAGATAGCTTGAATCGAGCCATCCTTG CACATGCTAATCTGCCTGCATATTCATCATTGGAGAGAGTGGTACAGCAAGCAACTGTGGTTCGACAATACCTACAGCAGGAAGTTGGCCAG GATTCTTACCCACCATTTTCTTTGAAGGCCTTTCTGAGCAAGTAA